One genomic window of Ziziphus jujuba cultivar Dongzao chromosome 4, ASM3175591v1 includes the following:
- the LOC107415354 gene encoding uncharacterized protein LOC107415354, protein MHGSGGEKWKRSRHMWPVPDSTATTVATNNNSNTLDSFCKDGRKIQVGDCALFKPPQDSPPFIGIIRRLNLDKEDRITLGVNWIYRPADIRLPKGISLEAALNEVFYSFHKDEIPAASLLHPCKVAFLRKGVELPSGISSFVCRRVYDIENKCLWWLTDKDYINERQEEVDQLLDKTRLEMHGAVQSGGRSPKPLNGPSSTPQLKSGSDCAQNSTSSFSSQAKGKKRERGDQGPDSAKRERLSKTEDGDTGHFRPESMLKSEIAKITDKGGLVDFEGVEKLVQLMQPDSADKKIDLAGRIMLVDVIAFTDRFDCLGRFVQLSGLPVLDEWLQEVHKGKIGDCTGGKESDKSVEEFLLALLRALDKLPVNLHALQTCNVGKSVNNLRSHKNSEIQKKARSLVDTWKKRVEAEMNMNDAKSGSSRGVSWPNKPASSEVSHVGGRKTGSSAEVGSKNTSVQPSLSKNQVKPGPGEAVSKPAASPGSTKSLSSSTAITPKDQNFRMLVGGGASDLPLTPIKEERSSSSSQSQNNSQSSDHAKTVGSSYREDARSSTAGSVSINKISGSASRHRKSTNGLHGSSVSGVQREGVSGKVSTPSRNLTSEKASTTGASHDKLTDVSLVDHGNNRLIVRLPNTRSPARGASGSSFEDPVSTSGRVSPPAEKLDNNEKKPKGRSDSLPVNTSSDMNSDLCQSKDEEGIVLPASGELHRAGEDSEKAIEASKAAGASSKITSRSGKSYEASLSSMNALIESCVKFSEANASASPGDDVGMNLLASVAAGEISKSDMSPSGSPGRNSIVPEGSCSGNDGKMKQLGEEVPQVQCQPIVVASGGSTLEQGKFGYVSLAKNESRQSVSHLASDEAGDSKGTSAVCGEMAVECRVPWNCSPNSQQNLDIPPLKCDVKPGEPCDACVPVPSCSRKEVYMEAEGANQFHEQRKLGAQKGNGSSISDSKLKMETPLYDEDKKADCADEKTLENSTPMVSEAASGSAKVEKDTETTCSSSEMAVDNRNVDKESSDDILIEQKTSRITESHSETVDGGSEDARRRSESGNTLDLQSKYEKAEDVKVGGQTERTDRQTGDVYSASVPDNKHAKEKLEMKDPLDHSLGAANPELEQAAASVQENEPYEKSSRRKMDSNESGDVEEQQVSSMNASGPDGATKLDFDLNEGFPVDDGSHGEVVQVGDAETSSAIHVPCLLPFQISTMSGSLPASITVAAPAKGPFVPPENPLRTKTELGWKGSAATSAFRPAEPRKNLESSIGTSDMPFGDAGGSNKQSRAPLDFDLNEPDQRAYEDVASQGSAPVTWSETGPRERGTGGLDLDLNRVDESPDVGAFSASNNSRLEIPPLPSRSSLSGGLSNGGGVNVSRDFDLNNGPGLDEIGTDAAPRTQPIKSTVALPTPVSNIRVNSQEFGNFSSWFSPNSSYSAITVPSIFPGRGEQSYVAPPAQRVLCPTASTSFGAEIYRGPVGPVLSSSPAMAFSPATPFQYQGFPFETNFSMSSNSFSGCSTAYMDSSSGGALCFPTIPSQLVGAAGVVSSPYPRPVMMGLPGGTSNVGPDARKWGSQGLDLNAGPGGGTDTERRDERLPSGFRPLSISSSQALVEDQLKMFQVGGVLKRKEPDGGLDAMDRISYKQPSWQ, encoded by the exons ATGCATGGGTCGGGAGGTGAGAAGTGGAAACGGAGTCGGCACATGTGGCCGGTCCCTGATTCGACCGCGACGACTGTAGCTACCAACAACAATTCCAACACTCTCGATTCCTTCtgcaaa GATGGTCGCAAGATCCAAGTTGGTGACTGTGCACTTTTCAAGCCACCTCAGGACTCCCCACCTTTCATTGGAATAATTCGTAGGCTTAATTTAGACAAAGAGGACAGGATAACTTTAGGTGTTAATTGGATTTATCGACCTGCTGACATAAGGCTTCCAAAAGGGATCTCGCTAGAAGCTGCCCTGAACGAGGTCTTTTATTCCTTTCATAAGGATGAGATACCTGCTGCATCGTTACTCCATCCGTGTAAAGTCGCATTCCTTCGTAAAGGTGTTGAACTTCCTTCAGGGATATCCTCATTTGTGTGCAGACGAGTGTATGATATCGAGAACAAGTGTTTATGGTGGTTAACTGACAAAGACTACATTAAT GAGCGACAGGAAGAAGTAGATCAGCTTTTAGACAAGACAAGACTAGAAATGCATGGGGCAGTGCAGTCGGGAGGCCGTTCTCCGAAACCTTTGAATGGTCCATCATCTACACCACAGTTGAAATCTGGTTCAGATTGTGCACAAAATAGTACATCCTCTTTTTCTTCACAGGCTAAGGGAAAAAAGAGGGAGCGGGGTGATCAAGGCCCTGATTCTGCTAAACGAGAGCGTTTATCTAAGACAGAGGATGGGGATACTGGGCATTTTAGACCTGAAAGTATGTTGAAGTCTGAGATTGCCAAAATAACTGATAAAGGTGGTCTTGTGGACTTTGAAGGAGTTGAGAAGCTAGTTCAGCTCATGCAACCTGACAGTGCTGATAAGAAGATTGATTTGGCTGGCAGAATAATGCTTGTTGATGTGATAGCATTCACAGATAGGTTTGATTGTCTTGGACGGTTTGTTCAGCTCAGCGGTTTGCCTGTATTGGATGAGTGGCTCCAAGAGGTTCACAAGGGGAAAATTGGTGATTGTACTGGCGGCAAGGAAAGTGATAAATCTGTTGAGGAGTTTCTCTTGGCTTTACTTCGTGCTCTGGATAAGTTGCCAGTTAATCTGCACGCCCTACAAACTTGTAATGTTGGCAAGTCTGTGAACAATCTGCGTAGTCATAAAAATTCTGAAATTCAAAAGAAAGCTAGGAGTTTAGTTGACACATGGAAGAAACGTGTTGAGGCTGAGATGAATATGAATGATGCTAAATCTGGTTCAAGCCGTGGTGTTTCATGGCCCAACAAGCCTGCATCTTCAGAAGTTTCTCATGTTGGGGGCAGAAAAACTGGAAGTTCTGCTGAGGTTGGCTCAAAGAATACCAGTGTACAACCTTCCCTATCTAAAAATCAAGTTAAGCCTGGTCCTGGGGAAGCTGTTTCCAAGCCAGCTGCATCTCCAGGATCAACAAAATCTTTGAGTTCATCAACTGCTATCACTCCAAAGGATCAGAACTTCAGAATGTTAGTTGGTGGTGGGGCCTCGGATCTGCCTTTAACACCAATTAAGGAAGAAAGGAGCAGTAGTTCCAGTCAGTCTCAGAACAATAGCCAATCAAGTGATCATGCAAAAACTGTGGGTTCTTCATATAGGGAAGATGCAAGGAGCTCAACTGCTGGCTCTGTGAGTATCAATAAAATTTCTGGTAGTGCTTCACGCCACCGGAAATCTACCAATGGTCTTCATGGATCTTCTGTTTCAGGAGTTCAGAGAGAAGGTGTTTCAGGAAAAGTTAGTACCCCAAGTAGAAATTTGACTTCTGAAAAGGCATCGACGACTGGAGCATCACATGATAAACTTACTGATGTGTCCCTTGTTGACCATGGAAATAATCGGCTTATTGTCAGGTTGCCAAACACTCGGAGCCCTGCCAGAGGTGCGTCGGGGTCTTCTTTTGAAGATCCTGTTAGTACTTCTGGGAGAGTTTCTCCTCCTGCTGAAAAGCTTGATAACAATGAGAAAAAACCTAAGGGCAGAAGCGATTCCTTGCCAGTTAATACTTCATCAGATATGAACTCAGATTTGTGTCAGAGCAAGGATGAAGAAGGTATTGTGTTACCTGCTTCAGGGGAGCTTCACAGAGCTGGTGAAGATAGTGAAAAAGCTATAGAAGCATCAAAAGCTGCTGGCGCATCATCAAAGATAACTTCGAGGTCAGGGAAGTCATATGAGGCATCTTTAAGCTCAATGAATGCTTTGATTGAAAGCTGTGTTAAGTTTTCTGAAGCTAATGCATCTGCATCACCTGGGGATGATGTTGGGATGAATTTACTTGCCAGTGTGGCTGCTGGAGAAATATCTAAATCTGATATGTCACCGTCAGGTTCTCCAGGGAGAAACTCAATTGTACCTGAGGGATCATGCTCAGGTAATGATGGAAAAATGAAACAACTTGGTGAAGAAGTTCCTCAAGTTCAATGTCAACCTATTGTGGTTGCAAGTGGTGGTAGTACGTTAGAGCAGGGTAAGTTTGGCTATGTTTCGCTGGCTAAGAATGAGTCGAGACAATCTGTTAGCCACTTGGCGAGTGATGAAGCTGGAGATAGTAAAGGCACTTCAGCTGTTTGTGGGGAAATGGCCGTGGAGTGTAGAGTACCATGGAATTGTTCTCCAAATTCTCAGCAGAATCTAGATATTCCACCCTTGAAGTGTGATGTGAAGCCTGGTGAACCTTGTGATGCTTGTGTACCTGTGCCTTCTTGTTCTAGAAAAGAGGTTTATATGGAGGCTGAGGGAGCTAACCAGTTTCATGAGCAGAGAAAACTGGGGGCTCAAAAGGGAAATGGGAGCAGCATTTCTGATTCTAAATTAAAGATGGAAACTCCCTTGTATGATGAAGATAAGAAGGCAGATTGTGCAGATGAAAAAACTCTGGAGAACAGTACGCCAATGGTATCAGAAGCGGCTTCTGGAAGTGCAAAAGTTGAAAAGGACACTGAAACAACCTGCTCATCTTCTGAGATGGCTGTTGACAACCGGAATGTGGACAAGGAGTCAAGTGATGACATATTAATAGAGCAGAAGACATCTCGAATAACTGAAAGTCACTCAGAGACTGTTGATGGGGGAAGTGAGGATGCTCGGCGGCGTTCTGAATCTGGAAATACTTTGGATTTGCAGTCTAAGTATGAAAAGGCTGAAGATGTCAAGGTTGGAGGTCAAACTGAACGGACTGATAGACAAACAGGGGATGTATATTCTGCTTCGGTTCCTGATAATAAACATGCCAAGGAGAAGTTGGAAATGAAGGACCCTCTTGATCACTCCCTGGGTGCAGCAAATCCAGAACTTGAGCAAGCTGCTGCTTCTGTGCAAGAAAATGAACCTTATGAGAAGTCTAGTAGACGGAAGATGGACAGTAATGAATCAGGGGATGTGGAGGAGCAACAAGTTTCCAGTATGAATGCTTCGGGGCCAGATGGAGCTACAAAgcttgattttgatttaaatgaggGTTTTCCTGTTGATGATGGGAGTCATGGGGAGGTTGTTCAAGTGGGAGATGCTGAAACTTCATCAGCTATTCATGTACCTTGCCTATTACCTTTTCAGATTTCTACTATGTCTGGCAGCTTACCTGCTTCAATTACTGTGGCTGCTCCTGCTAAAGGGCCATTTGTTCCTCCTGAAAACCCACTGCGGACCAAGACTGAACTTGGATGGAAAGGTTCAGCAGCTACAAGTGCATTCCGTCCTGCTGAACCCAGAAAGAATCTGGAATCATCAATTGGTACCAGTGATATGCCATTTGGTGATGCTGGTGGTAGCAACAAACAAAGTCGAGCTCCTTTGGACTTCGATTTGAATGAGCCAGACCAGAGAGCTTATGAGGATGTTGCTTCCCAAGGCTCTGCACCGGTAACATGGTCTGAGACTGGGCCTCGTGAACGTGGTACTGGAGGACTTGATCTTGATTTGAATAGGGTTGATGAGAGTCCTGATGTTGGTGCATTCTCTGCTAGCAATAATTCTAGATTGGAAATCCCTCCTCTTCCTAGTAGATCATCATTATCCGGTGGATTGTCCAATGGTGGTGGGGTTAATGTCTCCAGAGACTTTGATTTAAACAATGGGCCAGGCCTTGATGAAATTGGCACTGATGCAGCACCTCGCACGCAGCCCATCAAAAGCACTGTTGCATTGCCAACTCCTGTTTCTAACATTAGAGTGAACAGTCAAGAATTTGGGAACTTCTCTTCGTGGTTCTCTCCAAACAGCTCATATTCAGCCATCACTGTTCCATCGATTTTTCCGGGTAGAGGGGAGCAGAGTTATGTTGCGCCTCCTGCACAGAGGGTACTGTGTCCTACCGCTAGCACTTCTTTCGGAGCTGAGATTTACAGGGGCCCTGTGGGACCAGTGCTTTCATCCTCACCAGCAATGGCATTTTCACCTGCTACCCCGTTTCAATACCAGGGCTTCCCTTTTGAAACCAATTTTTCTATGTCATCAAACTCTTTTTCAGGTTGTTCAACAGCATATATGGATTCTTCTTCGGGTGGAGCACTTTGCTTCCCTACTATTCCCTCACAGCTAGTAGGGGCTGCTGGTGTAGTCTCATCCCCTTACCCTCGTCCTGTAATGATGGGCCTTCCTGGTGGTACTAGTAACGTTGGTCCTGATGCTAGGAAATGGGGAAGTCAGGGTTTGGACCTCAATGCAGGTCCTGGTGGAGGCACAGATACAGAACGGAGAGATGAGAGGCTTCCTTCAGGGTTTAGACCGCTTTCTATTTCCAGTTCACAAGCCCTTGTAGAGGACCAGTTAAAGATGTTTCAAGTGGGGGGCGTGTTGAAGAGAAAGGAACCCGACGGTGGGCTGGATGCGATGGATAGAATTAGCTACAAGCAACCCTCATGGCAGTAA
- the LOC107415374 gene encoding xyloglucan O-acetyltransferase 4: MKYSSVPNSEKFHNNGNRDRFFNIGRLVPFLFTSLAAATIFSFFVLYSPYPFEFLTKQGLDSVQNQQDHHVVQEQHHHHHDQNNVLSKPQDQQQQQQQQQQQQHLDQNNIPPKPRIKESCDLFKGQWVPELRGSLLYTNSSCATIPNSKNCFRNGRIDNDFLNWRWKPDKCELPRFDPKAFLEMVRGKKMAFVGDSVSRNHMESLLCLLSPVETPKDIFKDSEDRFRKWYFPGYDFTLMTLWTRFLIVGEERMVNGTGSSIFDLQLDKVDENWARHIPEIHYAIISGGHWFFRVMYLHEGNNLTGCVYCSKPNVTDYNVTFIARMAFRAALNYINSCKNCNGMVTLLRTFAPAHFENGAWNTGGYCNRTSPTGEKEIDLSSFDLEMRTIQLEEIERVRKEEKQGKKFGVVDITRAMLMRPDGHPGANWGNKWMKGYNDCVHWCMPGPIDYWSDLLMAVLRKETGLDS, encoded by the exons ATGAAGTATTCCAGTGTCCCAAACTCAGAAAAATTTCATAACAATGGCAACAGGGATAGATTCTTCAACATCGGAAGGCTGGTCCCTTTCTTGTTCACTTCTCTAGCCGCAGCCACCATTTTTAGCTTCTTCGTTTTATATTCTCCATACCCTTTTGAATTCTTAACAAAACAAGGCCTTGATTCTGTCCAAAACCAACAAGATCACCATGTAGTGCAAGAgcaacaccaccaccaccatgatCAGAATAATGTCCTGTCTAAACCTCAagaccaacaacaacaacaacaacaacaacaacaacaacaacacctTGATCAGAATAATATCCCTCCTAAGCCTCGAATAA AGGAGAGTTGTGACTTGTTTAAGGGTCAATGGGTTCCAGAACTGAGAGGGTCTTTGCTGTATACCAATTCAAGCTGTGCTACGATACCGAATTCCAAGAATTGTTTCAGAAATGGGAGGATTGATAATGATTTTCTTAATTGGAGATGGAAACCCGATAAATGTGAGCTCCCAAGGTTTGATCCCAAGGCATTTTTGGAGATGGTTCGAGGAAAAAAGATGGCATTTGTTGGCGACTCTGTTTCCAGAAACCACATGGAATCCCTTCTCTGCCTCTTGTCACCG GTTGAGACTCCAAAAGACATTTTTAAAGATTCTGAAGATCGTTTCAGGAAATGGTACTTTCCTGGCTATGATTTCACCCTCATGACCTTATGGACTAGATTCCTTATAGTTGGAGAGGAGAGAATGGTGAATGGCACAGGGTCCAGCATTTTTGATCTGCAGCTTGATAAGGTGGATGAGAATTGGGCTCGACACATCCCGGAGATACACTACGCCATCATCTCCGGTGGCCATTGGTTCTTCAGGGTGATGTACTTGCACGAAGGCAACAACTTGACAGGATGCGTCTACTGCAGCAAGCCAAACGTGACCGATTACAACGTTACCTTCATTGCTCGGATGGCTTTCCGAGCTGCATTGAATTACATAAACAGCTGCAAGAACTGCAATGggatggtgaccttattaaggaCATTTGCACCAGCCCATTTTGAGAATGGAGCTTGGAACACAGGAGGTTACTGCAATAGGACAAGTCCTACAGGTGAGAAAGAGATTGATTTAAGTAGTTTTGATTTAGAAATGAGGACCATTCAATtagaagagattgaaagagtTAGAAAAGAAGAGAAACAAGGAAAGAAGTTTGGGGTTGTAGATATAACTAGGGCCATGCTGATGAGACCTGATGGTCATCCAGGAGCAAACTGGGGCAACAAATGGATGAAGGGTTATAATGATTGTGTTCATTGGTGCATGCCAGGCCCTATCGATTACTGGAGCGATTTGTTAATGGCGGTTCTAAGAAAAGAGACAGGTTTAGATTCATGA
- the LOC107415389 gene encoding uncharacterized protein LOC107415389, whose amino-acid sequence MSQGYAIELYFDPALENQVLKAWNVLARRQISTQLIEMESRPHITLFSSPFIEPAKLENVIRNFASKQEPLSLSFSSIGSLPSDNNVLFLAPTPSMSLLQFHSQLCEAMKKEGVEIGEEYRQDSWIPYCAVAQEVPRARMAEAFCVLRDLKLPVAGYAMDIGLVEFSPVRELFSFVLGNNVEA is encoded by the coding sequence ATGTCACAAGGTTATGCCATTGAGCTGTATTTCGATCCAGCGCTTGAGAACCAGGTGTTGAAGGCCTGGAACGTTCTCGCTCGACGTCAAATTAGCACCCAACTTATCGAAATGGAGTCGCGACCTCACATCACACTCTTTTCCAGCCCATTTATCGAACCCGCGAAGCTGGAAAACGTTATTAGAAATTTCGCTTCCAAGCAAGAAcctttatctttatctttctctTCGATTGGGAGCCTTCCCAGTGACAACAATGTTCTGTTTCTCGCACCAACGCCTTCAATGTCACTGCTTCAGTTCCATTCTCAATTGTGCGAGGCAATGAAGAAAGAAGGGGTTGAAATTGGGGAAGAGTATCGCCAGGACTCGTGGATTCCTTATTGTGCGGTAGCTCAAGAAGTGCCAAGGGCTAGAATGGCAGAGGCTTTTTGTGTTTTGCGTGACTTGAAGTTGCCGGTTGCTGGGTATGCCATGGATATTGGGTTGGTCGAATTTTCTCCTGTTAGGGAGCTATTCTCTTTTGTGCTCGGTAATAACGTAGAAGCCTGA
- the LOC107415451 gene encoding protease Do-like 9 yields MGGHKRKRGRKPKSPAIDTNTMDFQHTNSNANANPTVVVVTSPAPTIGHDVVSVPTTGTADVGGSSQSSRRGRGRPRKTDSQTETEAQRPKNIATSPKRKSSRIIDQNGDSAHHHALALVAEPPMTAPNWESVVRMVPSMDAVVKVFCVHSEPNFSLPWQRKRQYSSSSSGFIIGGRRVLTNAHSVEHHTQVKLKKRGSDIKYLATVLAIGTECDIAMLTVSNDEFWEGVSPVEFGDLPALQDAVTVVGYPIGGDTISVTSGVVSRMETLSYVHGSTELLGLQIDAAINSGNSGGPAFSDKGRCVGIAFQSLKHEDVENIGYVIPTPVIMHFIQDYEKNGAYTGFPVLGVEWQKMENPDLRLSMGMGPDKKGVRIRRVEPTAPEYHALRPSDVILSFDGVNIANDGTVPFRHGERIGFSYLVSQKYTGDTALVKVLRSSEILEYNVKLATHKRLIPAHIKGKPPSYYIIAGFVFTTVSVPYLRSEYGKEYEFDAPVKLLDKHLHAMAQSIDEQLVVVSQVLVADINIGYEDIVNTQVLAFNGKPVKNLKSLASMVESCDKEYLKFDLEYEQIVVLKTKAAREATLDILATHCIPSAMSEDLKTS; encoded by the exons atgggtgGACATAAGAGAAAACGAGGTCGAAAACCTAAAAGTCCAGCTATAGATACCAACACCATGGATTTTCAGCACACAAACTCCAATGCTAACGCTAACCCCACCGTCGTCGTAGTCACCAGCCCAGCCCCTACCATCGGGCACGACGTCGTTTCTGTTCCTACCACAGGAACCGCCGACGTAGGTGGTAGTTCCCAATCTTCTCGCCGCGGTCGAGGCCGACCAAGAAAGACGGACAGCCAAACGGAAACGGAAGCACAGCGGCCCAAGAACATAGCGACTTCACCGAAGCGCAAGAGCTCGAGAATCATCGACCAAAACGGAGACTCGGCCCACCACCACGCCTTGGCTCTGGTCGCTGAACCGCCAATGACTGCGCCGAACTGGGAGAGCGTCGTGAGAATGGTTCCATCTATGGACGCGGTGGTGAAGGTGTTCTGCGTGCATTCGGAGCCGAATTTCTCTTTGCCATGGCAGAGGAAGAGGCAGTACAGCTCGAGTAGCAGTGGGTTTATCATTGGGGGCAGAAGGGTTTTGACCAATGCTCATTCCGTAGAGCACCATACCCAGGTTAAGCTCAAGAAACGTGGGTCCGATATCAAGTATTTGGCCACTGTGCTAGCAATTGGTACTGAGTGCGATAttg CCATGCTGACGGTGAGTAATGATGAGTTTTGGGAAGGAGTGTCGCCTGTGGAGTTTGGAGATTTGCCTGCACTTCAAGATGCAGTCACTGTTGTGGGCTACCCAATTGGGGGTGACACAATCTCTGTGACAAGTGGTGTTGTTTCACGCATGGAGACTCTATCGTATGTTCATGGATCAACTGAGCTTCTAGGACTGCAG ATAGATGCCGCAATAAATTCTGGGAACTCTGGTGGCCCTGCTTTCAGCGATAAGGGAAGATGTGTTGGTATTGCATTTCAGTCTCTTAAACATGAAGATGTGGAGAATATAGGGTATGTCATACCAACACCAGTCATTATGCACTTTATTCAAGACTATGAGAAGAATGGAGCATATACAG GCTTCCCAGTTCTTGGGGTTGAGTGGCAGAAGATGGAAAATCCCGATCTGCGCCTGTCAATGGGGATGGGACCCGATAAGAAGGGTGTTCGTATTAGAAGAGTTGAACCTACAGCTCCAGAGTATCATGCTTTGAGACCATCTGATGTTATTCTTAGCTTTGATGGTGTTAACATTGCCAATGATGGAACag TTCCATTCAGGCATGGAGAGCGAATAGGTTTCAGTTATTTGGTCTCTCAAAAATACACTGGTGATACTGCTCTGGTAAAAGTTCTTCGTAGTTCAGAGATACTTGAATACAATGTGAAGCTTGCGACTCACAAGCGGCTCATCCCAGCACACATCAAGGGCAAACCTCCTTCTTATTACATTATTGCTGGATTTGTTTTTACTACTGTATCCGTTCCATATCTGCGTTCTGAG TATGGGAAGGAATATGAATTTGATGCTCCAGTCAAATTGTTAGACAAGCATCTACATGCAATGGCACAGTCCATAGATGAACAGCTTGTTGTTGTTTCTCAG GTTCTTGTAGCTGACATTAATATTGGATATGAGGACATTGTTAATACCCAG GTTCTTGCTTTCAACGGTAAGCCTGTGAAGAACCTGAAGAGCTTGGCCAGCATGGTGGAGAGCTGTGACAAAGAATATCTGAAGTTTGATCTAGAATATGAACAg ATAGTTGTGCTTAAGACGAAGGCCGCGAGAGAAGCAACTCTGGATATTCTTGCGACACATTGCATACCATCTGCTATGTCTGAGGATCTTAAAACATCATAG